The Phalacrocorax carbo chromosome 2, bPhaCar2.1, whole genome shotgun sequence region GAGACAGGAAAAGTAACAACTTGACTGTGTTTGCAGAGTGACAGTGCTTTAGCTGGGACAAAACCTCAAGCCTCCTAACCTCCCAGGCTAGTTCCTTCTCTTCAGAGCTCAAAAATAACTCTATTCACTCTGTATATTTGGCAGAATTACTAACAGGCTGTAATATAAAGAAACTAtagttaaaaatgtttcattctttACTGACACTTCCGAATTGCTTTTTGatataggaaataaaatactatttGCTTTTCAGTCCTTGCAGTAGGTAATAATGAAtaggcaagaaaaaaaccctatatttATACATATCACAGAATTTCAGCTCGACCACTTAGCAAAAGGGGACAATATATTTTACGCCCTTCCACAGGTTTATGTTAGTGATCTCTAAAACAAGTGGGGTATAGGTTTCAGAAAGCCATTTCAAACTGCTGTTCCTACCTGCCTTCGAGAAGCAATTGTGCTATTGAAACTCCTGTTAGTCATCTTGGAATTCACAGGCTTGCTTTGGTGACCCACATCATTCCTCCACGTCTTAGAGTTTTCTTTTGGGTCTGAAGGGATGGGGTTCAGGAACAGTATCCTAGCAATCAGGCCATAGAGAACAGTCGCCAATACCATTGGCACAACATAAAATATACCGAAGTCCATCATGTAGATAGGAGAGTAATAGCTCCTGGACACCTTGTAGCCACAGGACACAACAGTAGTGTCTTTGTAGACTATTGTATTAAGGTCTAGCAAGAAAAACCAGAGCATACAGTATATGGAGGTGAAAGCCCAGACAAAAATAATGATCTTTTTGGCTCTTGAAAAAGTACATAGGAATTGAGCTTTGATTGGGTGACAGATGGCTATATATCTCTCAATGGTGAAGGCAGTGATGGAAAAAGAAGAAGCATTGATCCCCAGGTACTGGAGATAAGTGATGCAGAGGCACCCCACGTAGCCATACACCCAGGATCTATACAGGCTTTCTGTGATATTGGGTAGTCCTGCAGCCACAAGCACCATGAGATCTGCCACAGCCAGACTCACCAGGTAGCAGTTAGTGGGAGTTCTCATGTGTTTGGTTCTGAGGACCACCAAAACCACCATAATGTTGCCCACGATGCCCAGTCCGCAGATGAGGAGGACCAATAGGATGGTAACCACTTGGTATTCGGCTGTAACAATCTCCTGGCTTGATAGCGGCAGCCCAGTTTGGTTCTGCTCGTCCCCGGTGCTGTTCTCCATCTTCACCAGCCCACCGCTCCTTCTGCCCAGCACTTGGTCTCAGCACACATTCTCCATGGTCCCCTGCAAAAAGTTGAGTGGATCTAGTGTGGGTGAGCTGTAGCCCCAGAGCATGTTCTCTGTGTAGTCACAGTCCCATTCCTGTACTGTCTTCCACTCACTCAAAAGCACCTGGACTTTCAGTCTTAGTAAATTCAATTACCAGATGGGTTAATCCCTCTAAGACTCCAGCTCATTCATACAGGTTACAAAGCTGTTTTCTCATAGCCAGGCTGAGTCATTcataaaaacacagcatgtgGAGATAGGAACTTTCCCCCctacagaggaggaggaggaggaggaggaagcagcagcaaggaaagTAGAGCCCTCCAGCACTGCCAGATGGCTGAAGCACTGCACGGGACTGAGCTGATCCAGTCCAGGCAGACTTCAGCATCACTGCTTTCCAGGAGGAGTCACAACATACCGAGGGTGGAGACAGCAGTGGGAGGTGAAAGCAGAGTGATTTGTAAAGCCCCACAGGTTTTCTGCttcatgctgcttttcctctctgctctcaGACAGCTATCTTGTGTATCGATCATATTGATCCACCCTGGCAAACAAGGGGGAGattgactggaaaaaaaatacgcTGATTTCTAAAATTCTGACTCCCCTGGTGTCCCTGTCCTTGTGACAGTGATGGTAATTTACTCTTGCCTCCTGCTTTGCATGGAGCTGTAACAGTCCTGTCAGAGCTGATAGGAAACAAGGTACCCCGACTtttgaaaaaagcaagaaaaatttagtttctttgctttaccctacaaaaaataCTCTTCAAAACCTCTATTGCTATTGCTGTCATCACTCCTGAGCCCTTTCAGCTCTTTTCTGGGTTGTAGCACAGCAACCATAAAACCATCAGAGCACAAATTGCTTCTTAATGAGATCAGTCACACAtacgtgcatgcacacacacagtgTTACTAATCCACCACTGTTTCCTCAATGAAGTCTCCTCTGGTTGAATGAACtcctccctgttcagccaggttATGTAAAATCcacaaacaaatcaaaacatgaCAGAAATAACTGCTTTAAGATGCGCTGATGAAAGACCTACAGATGCAGTAGCTGTATTCAGGAGCCCAGCTGTACCTGGTGATGGATGCGGAGCTTTTCTGTCTCACCTGCTGCTGATTTCAATACCTCAGTGAGAGAAACCATAGCAAACCCTTCTGCAGGATTTTGTGAAAGAGCCCTTGTTAACTCCCCATCACAGTGTTTCAACCCAATATTTCTCCTTATACTATTGTGTTAAAAGATTGAAGACTAAATCTGccttaaaatccttttttttttcctccatttagGGAAAttagttttgcattttgctCAGGAGGggttcaaaaaaataaaatgttgcacaactggggaaaaggaacttggatttcaaaacattttagtgTTAAGAGAGAGGGATTAGCATAGGCACATGGCGTAATGTTCGCAAAACTAGGATTTTAAATAGACTGGAACAACAGGTGGTGACAAAAAGAGGATACCACCTGATTCAGGGCTGGAAATTAGACTCAAACAATTTCAGAGATTTGAAGCCACTCAGTTAAGTTTTCCAGTCATTTTTCCCATTTGCCTGTTCACACTTCAGTTGTGATCAGATACTTCCACCTGTAGACCCCAAAGTACTTAACAAAGTAAAGCAAATATCATTATTCCTATTTAATAGATGAAGAAATAGGAGTGATAAAGAATCAGATTATTTGCCAGTGGTGCAGCAGTGACCTGTGGTAAAATTCAGGTTACTGATACTTGACCAATGCTTTATCAACAGAATTGTACCATGGATCTCATCGAGGTTCTGCTCCATACTATCTGCAGATCCCAATATTCTGGAGACAGCTGAAAGAGGAAGGCCAGAGATATTGTGACACATGGGTGTCAGAGAAAGgatccctcccagcccccttcGCACTCCACAACACTTTAACCTTCAAATTGCACAGATTCCCTGTTCGCAATCTATGTTTTTAAACCTATGTGACACCTTAGTGGGTGTAGGCCAGGATGCTCAACCACACAGAATAAAACATGCCAGGAGAGAGCCCAGGAGTGAACTAGCACAGATTTAGTGTCAATAATCAGGGATTCAACAGGGATCAAACCAGGAGGGGGTTGAACCAGCATTCAAACCAGGAGACTGAGTTAGTTCACAGCCTGGATAAATCCCTTAACCCTCAGTCACTTCAGCTGAATCAGAAGTTTTTGGCACCTCCATAGACTGATTTCTCTTTCTTAGGTGACTGATGCCTTCCTGCCACACTGTCCCACAATGAAGTCTTGTTCCACACGCTTCCATGTATTCTGTTAGCTTATGTGGATTGTCTGAGTTGCAACTGAGGAACTGAGACTGAAGAACACTTACATCTGAGAGTCCGTGTTCGTAGTGCCAGAAGTAATTGCTAAGGGCATGGGATGTGGAGAAGCTGGAGAATATTTAAAAGTCCACATGACTTTGAAGTGAATATGGGAAGTCTGGAAGATGTGCAAGAAATGCATGATCTGATGCTCATCTCTTCTTCTGCATCTGCCGTCTTCTGCATCTGCTACTGGTCTGTATCAGACATGGGATAGGCCATCTTGCTTCAGCCAGTAGTCCACTTTTTATGGCTTTTTGCTAAGTGTTGCATTctggtaaagaaaaaagtatagAGTTGTCACTGGACAGCTATGGGGAAGTATATCCACGGGAGGCATTCAGAGGATTTTGATAGTATTGACTAACATTCTCTATGGagcatttcccttttccttccataCAGTACTTCCCCAACCTACAAAGTTTCTGTAAAATCTGCAGTAATTGCAGAAGGAATTTCAAGACTGTAAATATATGTGCAATATAATTAAAGCATCTGGTGTCGTGGATTTGGCACAAACATCATGTGATGCACACTGCCTGGTACATTCAAATAATCCTTTTAACATGATCATCAGTCAAAGATCACATACTGAGTCTGGGAATCACTAAAAGATCAGCTTTTTCTCCCAGTTAAAGTTGTGTTAATACAATTGTCAAAATACACTGGCTAGTTTCAAAAGCAGTTCAACATTAATACATGCAAGCCCAGCAGCTGTGCCAGAGAAATTTTGAGAGCAGATGGACCAGAGATCGCTGTGAAACTTTTACTGCATATCCGTTACTCTATTTTATACACCTACCTGTTGGTCCAGGCATCAGTTGGCATTACATGTACAAATGAGTACAGATGCGGTTAGCAAGGCCATGACCATAGGTGGAAAAACAAGCCCCAGAAATGTGCTGAGTTTTGCTAATACATTTGTGTTGGTACAACTCTTTGGgtaggagggagagggggaggcaTCGTGTTGATACACCCCGTGCTGTATACCGCTTAGCCAACAATATTCTTGtccaatttttttcccatttgtctCAATTAAAATGTGTCTCTGCTCACTTGAGGCACAACAAACCCATAACAAACTGTCTCATAACGTTGAACACATGCTGAGATGGAACAATGAATCACTATAAACACTTTATCCCACTAGCTATAAATTATTCTTAATTGTGTTTCTCTAACTCAGATCGCTTCCCCAGCTGgccttttctgttctgaaaagcagctccgcaaaaaaaaggcaatttcatACTCTATTACCTGTCTGTAATCAGGGTTCATAAAAAATCATAAGTAACTTGGATTCTTTACTCTGTGTGCACCTCTGAGGGAGCAGCAAGCACTTGCTGCTGTACAAATGTCTCCAAGGCTGCAGTTTGTAGAGAATGAAAGTCACCATCAGTGTTGTAACTTCAGTACCATCCAAAGTCTGGCTTTTAAAGTGGGTAGCTAGCTACCGGCATGATCAGCTCcaagtgtgttttggatttacaTTTGACATGGTTAAATATTGTAGTAACTGTGGTCAACTAGAATTTATTCTCCTACATCTGCCGCACCACGTAGCCGTGTTTTTGTGCTAATGTAGTGAGCCTGTGGCAAAGCGCTTGGTTTGTGGGACAAATCTGCACCTGGAAAAGCCTTTTATGAGTAAAGATTGTGGGGGGACCCAACACCTTTTCTGTAAGATAAATCTCATTACCCAAGGCAGCGACCCTTCTTTCTAACaatttttttgctgcttgtcACTGAAGCATAACTCCACTGAAGTACTGCTAAAATCCTGGGTGTCTTCCAAAAGTGCCTCAGTGATTTGGAACTTATGATGACTTGGGGATTCCTATGTGCATCTGacaaattttatttgatttagGGGCTTTTAATCTGCATGGGAGTGCAAATTCTGATTCAaagttgaggttttttttgtatgatctttgttttcttttaatctttgtgTTGGACTGGTGTTGGCTGTTAGCTCAAGGCAAGTAATAAGGAATTTTATCTAAATTGTTCTGAAAAAACAATTctcacaaaaagaaagaaaaatggatttaaGCAATCTGTTGGCTCACTTGGGAAATTCGGTTTGTCTGTTGTCTGTCAGCAGGGTCACTGGATATTGTGGTCTGTTGAGACAAATCTGGGATCATGTGGCAAAGGAGACTAGGAGGACTTTAACGAGGTCTACTCTTTTCTTCACTAATTTCTATCGACTCAGGCGGAGACAAACTCTTACAAGAACCTGATGAAGCAGAATGAACTTTTCCAGAATAAATGTAGAGATCACACAAAAGAATGGGTGAGGAAGACTGCTTTCAAGAAGATCTTTGGTTTGCTGAATTACCTGCATTGACTTGGACTTTACCTCTTAAGACACTATCAGCTAAGTCACAATCATGACAGAAAAGTGATCTGAAGAAAGAGAGGGTGCAGTTCAATAGGGGCAAACAAAAGTGGTACACTTTGGCAGAAGCAAGCAGGTACGCAAATCCAGTGTGGAATAACTGGCAGAACGATTCTGTAAAAGCAGCTTGTCTGATCCCAAGCCACACATTCACCCATACGAA contains the following coding sequences:
- the TRHR gene encoding thyrotropin-releasing hormone receptor isoform X1 encodes the protein MENSTGDEQNQTGLPLSSQEIVTAEYQVVTILLVLLICGLGIVGNIMVVLVVLRTKHMRTPTNCYLVSLAVADLMVLVAAGLPNITESLYRSWVYGYVGCLCITYLQYLGINASSFSITAFTIERYIAICHPIKAQFLCTFSRAKKIIIFVWAFTSIYCMLWFFLLDLNTIVYKDTTVVSCGYKVSRSYYSPIYMMDFGIFYVVPMVLATVLYGLIARILFLNPIPSDPKENSKTWRNDVGHQSKPVNSKMTNRSFNSTIASRRQVTKMLAVVVVLFAFLWMPYRTLVVVNSFLSSPFQENWFLLFCRICIYLNSAINPVIYNLMSQKFRAAFRKLCDCQQKREKKPANYSVALNYNVIKESDHFSTELEDITVTNTYLSSAKLSVGDTCLSSEVTVNTF
- the TRHR gene encoding thyrotropin-releasing hormone receptor isoform X2 — its product is MENSTGDEQNQTGLPLSSQEIVTAEYQVVTILLVLLICGLGIVGNIMVVLVVLRTKHMRTPTNCYLVSLAVADLMVLVAAGLPNITESLYRSWVYGYVGCLCITYLQYLGINASSFSITAFTIERYIAICHPIKAQFLCTFSRAKKIIIFVWAFTSIYCMLWFFLLDLNTIVYKDTTVVSCGYKVSRSYYSPIYMMDFGIFYVVPMVLATVLYGLIARILFLNPIPSDPKENSKTWRNDVGHQSKPVNSKMTNRSFNSTIASRRQRCHQLGRQAQLCPVVGLLELDGTIRVWHAAALTLFSENLPLRPPHCQNLDMDIQCCSIESL